A window of the Arachis duranensis cultivar V14167 chromosome 5, aradu.V14167.gnm2.J7QH, whole genome shotgun sequence genome harbors these coding sequences:
- the LOC107487771 gene encoding upstream activation factor subunit spp27, which produces MVSESELIGRLREFLRSSDLNTTTTATVRRQLEADFGIDLSDRKAFIREQVDLFLQSEHNHPQEQEQEEPQPADEDDEEEKDEETDKPERSRGSDSKGETEEEEEEEEEDDDEDEEEQKSKNARNGKKNKGRSNKEGSEVVKKRGGGFCKLCSLSPQLQKFTGAPEMARTEVVKQLWAYIRENNLQDANNRRNIICDEPLRAIFGVDSINMFQMNKALTKHIWPLDSDDVIPVKTAPKEKEKEKEKEKQKKHEREGESEEPKKKEKRQKGGKSGFLAPLQLSDALVNFLGTGESELSRAEVIKRMWDYIKGNNLQDPSDKRKIICDKKLKELFDLDTFTGFTVTKLLAPHFIKAEQ; this is translated from the exons ATGGTATCCGAATCGGAGCTCATCGGGCGCCTCCGCGAGTTCCTACGTAGCTCCGACCTAAACACCACCACAACCGCCACCGTCCGCCGCCAGCTCGAGGCCGATTTCGGAATCGATTTGTCCGATAGGAAGGCATTCATTCGGGAACAGGTGGACTTGTTCCTTCAGAGCGAGCACAACCATCCACAGGAACAAGAACAAGAGGAACCGCAACCGGCAGATGAAGATgacgaagaagaaaaagatgaagagacCGATAAACCCGAACGAAGCCGGGGTTCTGATTCCAAGGGAGAaacggaagaagaagaagaagaagaagaagaagacgatgaTGAAGACGAAGAGGAACAGAAATCCAAAAATGCTCGGAATGGGAAGAAGAATAAAGGACG ATCTAACAAGGAAGGTAGTGAGGTTGTAAAAAAACGAGGTGGCGGTTTTTGTAAACTATGTAGCCTGTCTCCACAACTTCAGAAATTCACTGGAGCACCAGAAATGGCCAGGACTGAG GTTGTTAAGCAATTATGGGCCTATATTAGGGAGAACAATTTGCAAGATGCAAACAATAGGCGAAATATCATTTGTGATGAACCATTGCGAGCTATTTTTGGTGTCGATTCCATCAACATGTTCCAAATGAATAAAGCACTAACAAAGCATATCTGGCCATTAGATTCAGATGACG TTATCCCGGTGAAGACAGCAccaaaggaaaaggaaaaggagaaggaaaaggaaaagcaGAAGAAACATGAGAGAGAAGGCG AATCAGAGGaaccaaagaaaaaggaaaaacgtCAGAAGGGAGGGAAATCAGGTTTTCTTGCACCTCTTCAACTATCTGATGCCCTTGTAAATTTCCTTGGTACTGGAGAAAGTGAGTTATCAAGAGCTGAGGTTATAAAAAGAATGTGGGATTACATAAAAGGAAACAACCTTCAG GATCCTTCTGACAAGAGGAAAATAATATGTGACAAGAAGCTGAAAGAGCTCTTCGATCTTGACACCTTCACTGGCTTCACTGTTACCAAACTGCTGGCTCCTCATTTTATAAAGGCAGAGCAATAA
- the LOC107487770 gene encoding serine/threonine-protein kinase SRK2I, protein MNRTPAAAAGAGGGGMELPIIHESDRYDFVRDIGSGNFGVARLMRDKLTKELVAVKYIERGDKIDENVKREIINHRSLRHPNIIRFKEVILTPTHLAIVMEYASGGELFERICNAGRFTEDEARFFFQQLISGVSYCHAMQVCHRDLKLENTLLDGTSALHLKICDFGYSKSSVLHSQPKSTVGTPAYIAPEVLLKQEYDGKVADVWSCGVTLYVMLVGSYPFEDPNEPKDFRKTIQRVLSVQYSIPDFVQVSPECRHLISRIFVFDPAERITIPEILKNEWFLKNLPAELIDEKIMGNQFEEPDQPMQSIDEIMQIISEATIPPVRAHTLDHFMMDNIDVDDDMDDLDSDFELDVDSSGEIVYAI, encoded by the exons aTGAATCGAACGCCGGCAGCGGCGGCGGGAGCTGGCGGAGGAGGGATGGAGTTGCCAATCATACACGAAAGTGATCGCTACGATTTCGTCCGTGACATAGGCTCCGGGAATTTCGGTGTGGCAAGGCTCATGAGGGACAAGCTCACCAAGGAGCTTGTTGCTGTTAAGTACATCGAACGCGGTGATAAG ATTGATGAAAATGTTAAGAGAGAAATCATTAATCACAGGTCTCTAAGACATCCTAACATCATCAGGTTTAAAGAG GTCATTTTGACACCTACTCATTTGGCAATCGTAATGGAATATGCATCTGGAGGAGAATTGTTTGAGCGAATCTGCAATGCAGGGCGTTTTACTGAAGACGAG GCTCGATTCTTCTTTCAACAACTCATATCTGGGGTCAGCTATTGCCATGCAATG CAAGTATGTCACCGGGACTTGAAGTTGGAGAACACTTTGTTGGATGGAACTTCAGCTCTTCATTTGAAAATATGTGATTTTGGGTACTCCAAG TCTTCAGTGCTTCATTCACAACCAAAGTCAACAGTGGGGACTCCAGCATATATTGCTCCAGAAGTGTTGCTAAAGCAAGAGTATGATGGCAAG GTCGCGGATGTTTGGTCATGTGGAGTAACCTTATATGTGATGCTAGTGGGATCATATCCTTTTGAAGATCCTAATGAACCTAAAGACTTCAGGAAGACAATTCAG AGGGTCCTCAGCGTCCAGTACTCTATCCCAGACTTTGTTCAAGTATCTCCAGAGTGTCGCCACCTTATCTCAAGGATCTTTGTTTTTGACCCTGCTGAG AGGATCACCATTCCTGAAATCTTGAAAAATGAATGGTTTCTGAAGAATCTTCCGGCAGAGTTGATTGATGAAAAAATTATGGGTAACCAATTTGAAGAGCCAGATCAACCCATGCAGAGCATTGATGAGATCATGCAGATAATTTCAGAAGCTACAATACCACCGGTTAGGGCACATACGTTAGACCATTTTATGATGGATAACATCGATGTGGATGATGACATGGATGACTTGGACTCTGACTTCGAGCTTGATGTAGATAGCAGTGGGGAGATAGTATATGCTATATAA
- the LOC107487769 gene encoding probable disease resistance protein At5g66900, with protein sequence MADLFSGGAVGAVMGELLRAAIETINKGREFKPTLETNIQTLNAIAPLVDEMMEYNDKLDRPRQEIQRLQSRVRQGQELARKCSRKLSRRKFLSFPYYQGKLKSEDQSLQRHLSFDVQVQNARNLMEVLLKVDEILNILAKQDFAKFSGSQIQGLSGAPEEPKCMGMDEHLSRLRVELLKDDVSVLVLTGLGGSGKSTLAKKLCWDPHVKGKFGGNIFFVTFSETPNLKNIVRTLFEHCGCKVPEFQSDEDAINKLGILLRLVGRSPILLVLDDVWQSSEALVDKFRFQIPDYKILVTSRVAFQRFGTPWPLEPLDHDDAVSLFRHSAQLNSKCSYMPDDNLVNEIVKGCKGSPLALEVIGGSLCQQPFEVWQDMKEWLEKQSILESGNTDLLSRLQQSLDMLEDKFSVSEKECFMDLGLFPEDQRIPVAILIDMWAELHQFDDNGRKAMTIIHDLTTRNLIKLIVTKKVAKDTDMYYNNHFVLLHDLLRKLAIHQSEQEQIEQRKKLIIELNGDDHPEWWVRQNQQGIFSRLLALSFLPGRLIEQKQLKVAARVLSISTDENFASDWCDMTADETEVIVLNIRSSQYSLPQFMEKMNRLKVLIVTNYGFHLSGLRDFEILSALSNLRRIRLEKVSVPSLCILKSLQKLSLHMCNTSQAFGNSSIPISESMPNLVELSIDYCKDLEKLPEGVCNITPLKKLSITNCHKLSALPKDTAKLKNLEVLRLSSCTDLEEMPDGIGRLCNLRCLDISDCVSLSKLPEDIGDLQNLEKLYMKGCSGLSEVPYSVMNFENAKHQIFVLCDEERAQLWENVPSTPNLKIETAKVDISLNWLHGVRC encoded by the exons ATGGCAGATCTGTTCAGTGGAGGTGCCGTTGGAGCGGTTATGGGAGAGCTTCTTCGAGCAGCAATTGAAACCATAAACAAAGGTCGAGAGTTCAAGCCAACACTTGAAACCAACATACAAACCTTGAACGCCATAGCACCACTGGTTGATGAGATGATGGAATACAACGACAAGTTAGATCGACCAAGACAAGAGATCCAGAGGCTTCAGAGTCGCGTACGTCAAGGACAAGAACTTGCACGAAAGTGCTCCAGAAAGTTAAGTCGCCGGAAGTTTCTTTCATTCCCTTACTACCAGGGGAAGCTCAAGTCCGAGGACCAGTCACTTCAAAGGCACTTGTCCTTTGATGTTCAGGTTCAGAATGCTAGGAACTTGATGGAGGTTCTTTTGAAGGTTGACGAGATTTTGAACATTCTTGCAAAACAAGATTTTGCCAAGTTCAGTGGGAGCCAGATACAGGGTTTGAGTGGTGCTCCTGAAGAACCCAAGTGTATGGGGATGGATGAGCATTTGAGCAGGTTGAGGGTTGAGCTTCTCAAGGATGATGTCAGTGTTCTTGTTTTGACTGGTCTGGGAGGTTCTGGAAAGAGCACTCTTGCTAAAAAGCTCTGCTGGGACCCACATGTTAAAG GCAAGTTCGGGGGGAATATCTTCTTTGTGACCTTCTcagaaacaccaaacttgaagaACATTGTAAGGACACTATTTGAGCACTGCGGATGTAAGGTGCCCGAGTTTCAGAGTGATGAAGACGCCATCAACAAATTGGGAATTTTGTTGAGGCTTGTTGGGAGAAGCCCAATACTATTAGTCCTGGATGATGTTTGGCAGAGCTCAGAGGCACTTGTTGACAAGTTCAGATTTCAGATACCAGATTATAAGATTTTGGTGACTTCAAGGGTTGCTTTTCAAAGATTTGGCACCCCATGGCCGTTGGAACCCCTTGATCATGATGATGCAGTGTCCCTTTTCCGTCACTCGGCTCAACTTAATAGTAAATGCTCCTACATGCCAGATGATAATCTTGTCAATGAG ATAGTGAAAGGTTGCAAGGGTTCACCATTGGCACTTGAAGTGATTGGTGGATCACTGTGTCAGCAGCCTTTTGAGGTGTGGCAAGATATGAAAGAATGGTTAGAAAAGCAGTCAATTTTGGAGTCGGGTAATACAGATTTGCTTTCGCGGCTCCAACAAAGTTTAGATATGTTGGAAGATAAGTTCTCAGTTAGTGAGAAGGAGTGCTTCATGGATCTAGGCCTATTTCCTGAAGACCAAAGAATCCCTGTTGCAATCCTGATTGATATGTGGGCAGAACTGCATCAATTTGATGACAATGGAAGGAAAGCAATGACCATCATCCATGATTTAACCACCAGGAACTTGATTAAGCTCATAGTAACAAA GAAAGTTGCAAAGGACACAGACATGTACTACAATAACCACTTTGTCTTGCTACATGATCTCCTCAGAAAGCTGGCAATCCATCAGAGTGAGCAGGAACAAATTGAACAGAGAAAGAAACTAATAATTGAGCTAAATGGAGATGATCATCCTGAATGGTGGGTAAGGCAAAACCAGCAAGGAATATTCAGCCGCCTTTTGGCACTGTCATTCTTACCTGGAAGATTGATAGAACAAAAGCAGCTAAAGGTTGCTGCCAGAGTATTGTCTATATCAACTG ATGAGAATTTTGCTTCGGATTGGTGCGACATGACAGCTGATGAAACCGAGGTTATAGTCTTAAACATTCGATCTAGCCAGTACAGCCTGCCACAGTTCATGGAGAAAATGAACAGACTTAAAGTTCTAATAGTCACAAATTACGGTTTCCATCTTTCTGGACTAAGAGATTTTGAGATACTGAGTGCTTTGTCTAACTTGAGAAGAATCAGATTGGAGAAAGTTTCAGTTCCTTCTTTATGCATACTGAAGAGTCTGCAAAAACTATCGCTTCATATGTGCAACACAAGCCAGGCTTTTGGGAACAGTTCTATTCCAATCTCAGAATCCATGCCAAATCTAGTGGAGTTGAGCATTGACTATTGCAAAGATCTGGAGAAATTGCCAGAGGGGGTATGCAACATTACCCCACTAAAGAAGCTTAGCATCACCAACTGTCACAAGCTTTCAGCACTTCCTAAAGACACAGCAAAGCTGAAGAATTTGGAAGTGCTAAGGCTAAGTTCATGCACCGATTTGGAAGAGATGCCAGATGGGATTGGACGACTGTGTAACCTGCGCTGTCTCGACATATCTGACTGTGTAAGTCTATCCAAATTGCCAGAGGACATTGGGGATCTGCAGAATCTTGAGAAACTCTACATGAAGGGTTGTTCAGGGCTAAGTGAGGTGCCATACTCAGTCATGAACTTTGAGAATGCAAAACATCAAATATTTGTGTTATGTGATGAGGAGAGGGCTCAATTATGGGAAAATGTCCCCTCAACTCCCAATTTGAAGATAGAGACAGCTAAAGTAGACATCAGCTTAAATTGGCTTCATGGAGTTCGTTGCTGA